The following proteins are encoded in a genomic region of Glycine soja cultivar W05 chromosome 17, ASM419377v2, whole genome shotgun sequence:
- the LOC114394105 gene encoding calcium sensing receptor, chloroplastic-like has product MEISALASSATPRPSLTTPSTSPHTVVTTTFSKPQLRRSHVAVSLPTSTTISLLALFAPPSEAKAAVSIAKDQIVSSLTQVEKTLDQVQEVGSGVLDTAQRIAEVIGNALKPGIETALPIVQQAGEEALKIASPAISEASKKAQEALQSSGVDTEPVISAAKTVADAAQQTTKVIEVAKPIASSTVKTISSSDPTVIAGTAGALFVAYLLIPPIWSVISSNLRGYKGDLTPAQALDLISTQNYVLIDIRSEKDKDKAGIPRLPSNAKNRMVAIPLEELPSKLRGQVKNVKKLEAEIVALKISYLKKINKGTNVVILDSYSDVAKTVGRTLTSLGFKNTWIVADGFSGNKGWLQSRLGTDSYNFSFAEVLSPSRVIPAAVRSFGTTSQSSTKLLPGAE; this is encoded by the exons ATGGAGATTTCTGCCCTAGCTTCTTCTGCTACTCCAAGACCTTCTCTTACAACTCCTTCCACTTCTCCACACACTGTAGTCACCACCACCTTCAGCAAACCTCAACTGAGACGCTCCCACGTAGCAGTATCACTTCCTACCTCAACCACCATTTCACTGCTCGCTCTCTTCGCCCCTCCAAGCGAAGCCAAAGCCGCTGTCAGCATCGCCAAAGACCAGATTGTCTCATCTCTCACCCAA GTGGAGAAAACGCTGGATCAGGTTCAGGAAGTGGGTTCGGGTGTGCTGGACACGGCACAGCGTATTGCTGAAGTGATAGGGAACGCTTTGAAGCCTGGCATCGAAACGGCGTTGCCAATAGTTCAGCAGGCCGGAGAAGAAGCTTTGAAAATTGCTTCCCCTGCCATCTCCGAAGCTTCCAAGAAGGCCCAAGAAGCGCTCCAAAGCTCCGGTGTTGATACTGAACCTGTTATCTCTGCTGCTAAG ACAGTGGCAGATGCTGCACAACAAACAACCAAGGTGATTGAAGTTGCCAAGCCAATAGCTTCCTCAACCGTCAAAACCATATCTTCTTCAGACCCTACTGTGATTGCTGGAACAGCAGGAGCACTATTTGTTGCTTACCTCCTAATTCCTCCTATCTGGTCTGTCATCTCGTCTAATCTTCGTGGTTACAAAG GAGACCTAACTCCTGCTCAAGCCCTTGATTTGATATCCACACAAAACTACGTTTTGATTGATATTAGGTCAGAGAAAGATAAGGACAAGGCTGGTATCCCTCGCCTTCCCTCTAATGCTAAAAACAGGATGGTTGCCATTCC TTTGGAAGAACTGCCAAGCAAGCTCAGAGGGCAGGTCAAGAATGTGAAGAAATTGGAAGCTGAAATAGTCGCTTTGAAGATTTCATATCTCAAGAAAATCAACAAAGGCACCAATGTTGTGATCTTGGATTC GTACTCGGACGTAGCAAAAACAGTTGGAAGAACACTAACCAGCCTTGGTTTTAAGAACACATGGATTGTTGCTGATGGATTCTCTGGGAACAAAGGGTGGTTGCAGAGTAGACTAGGAACAGATTCGTATAACTTCTCGTTCGCAGAGGTGCTGTCACCGTCAAGGGTCATCCCTGCGGCTGTGAGAAGTTTTGGCACAACCAGCCAATCTAGCACGAAGCTTCTTCCTGGGGCtgaataa
- the LOC114392021 gene encoding pentatricopeptide repeat-containing protein At3g48250, chloroplastic, translating to MNRVKAIASSLRTLESSLATRVLVTRNQVTHFSLHNPLPLFDRSHHLRFPITHHKLYFSTKPKPNSIVELLLTNDWSQALELKLENRFPSMPHETVLYVIKRLDKNPEKASCFFNWVCKKVWFRPSCSVYSLIVRILAAKDTMKQFWVTLRMMKENGFFLDEETYLTISVGFKREKMDSDSVALTHFYNRMLEENAMQSVVSNVVGIISRSEWGDEVVGELAKLEIQLSDNFVIRVLKELRKTPLKAYKFFHWVGKQSGYEHDTVTYNAVARVLPRAESIEEFWSVIEEMKRVGHELDIDTYIKITRQLQRNRMMEDAVKLYELMMDGSCKPLVQDCNMLLKSISANDKPNLDLVFRVAKKYESTGHTLSKAIYDGIHRSLTSAGNFDEAENIVRTMRNAGYEPDNITYSQMVFGLCKMRRFEEACKVLEDMESSRCIPDIKTWTILIQGHCSANEVDKALLCFAKMIEKGCDPDADLLDVLADGFLSQKRIEGAYELVAEISRKCRISPWQATYKKLIEKLLGVMKFEEALELLRLMKSHNYPPYHLPFVPYISKFGSVEDAEAFLKALSVKSYPSHIVYVQVFESLFREGRLSEAKDLLYKTPHHIRTHSKICKLFGSSETKSDTQAQLLPDP from the coding sequence ATGAATCGCGTTAAGGCAATTGCGTCTTCTCTCAGAACGCTTGAGTCGTCACTCGCTACCCGAGTTCTGGTAACTCGGAACCAGGTGACTCACTTCTCTCTCCACAATCCACTACCCCTTTTCGATAGGTCTCACCATTTACGTTTTCCCATCACTCACCACAAACTCTATTTTTCTACGAAACCGAAACCGAACTCCATTGTGGAGCTTCTTTTGACCAACGATTGGTCCCAAGCGTTAGAGCTCAAGTTAGAAAATCGTTTCCCATCTATGCCCCACGAAACCGTTCTTTACGTTATTAAGCGGTTGGATAAAAACCCAGAAAAAGCTTCGTGCTTTTTCAATTGGGTCTGTAAGAAAGTTTGGTTTAGGCCAAGTTGTTCGGTGTATAGCTTAATTGTTAGGATCTTAGCGGCCAAGGATACTATGAAGCAGTTTTGGGTTActctgaggatgatgaaggaaaATGGGTTTTTTCTCGACGAAGAAACATATTTGACCATATCTGTTGGCTTTAAGAGGGAAAAAATGGACAGTGACTCTGTTGCTTTGACCCACTTCTATAATCGGATGCTAGAGGAAAATGCAATGCAAAGTGTTGTCTCCAACGTGGTTGGTATCATTTCAAGGTCTGAATGGGGTGATGAGGTTGTGGGTGAACTTGCAAAGCTTGAAATTCAGCTGTCGGATAATTTTGTAATAAGGGTTTTGAAAGAGCTTCGAAAAACTCCGTTGAAGGCTTACAAGTTCTTTCATTGGGTTGGGAAGCAATCTGGTTATGAGCACGATACAGTGACATACAATGCAGTTGCAAGAGTTCTCCCGAGGGCTGAGTCAATTGAGGAGTTTTGGAGTGTTATCGAGGAGATGAAGAGAGTGGGTCATGAATTGGATATTGATACTTACATAAAGATAACGAGGCAGCTTCAAAGGAATAGGATGATGGAGGATGCTGTCAAGCTTTATGAGCTTATGATGGATGGTTCATGTAAGCCGTTGGTTCAGGATTGCAATATGCTTCTAAAGAGTATCTCTGCAAATGATAAGCCAAATTTGGATTTGGTTTTTAGGGTTGCTAAGAAATACGAGTCGACAGGGCACACTCTCTCCAAAGCTATCTATGATGGAATCCACAGGTCCTTGACAAGTGCTGGGAATTTTGATGAAGCCGAAAATATTGTTAGGACTATGAGAAATGCCGGCTATGAGCCTGATAACATCACCTACAGTCAAATGGTTTTTGGACTTTGTAAGATGAGGAGGTTTGAAGAAGCATGTAAAGTACTGGAGGATATGGAATCTAGTAGATGCATCCCTGATATAAAGACTTGGACTATCTTGATCCAAGGGCATTGTAGTGCCAATGAAGTAGATAAAGCATTACTTTGTTTTGCTAAGATGATTGAAAAGGGCTGCGATCCAGACGCTGATTTGTTGGATGTTCTGGCTGACGGTTTTCTTAGTCAAAAGAGAATAGAAGGTGCTTACGAGTTGGTTGCAGAGATAAGTAGGAAGTGTCGTATATCTCCATGGCAAGCTACATACAAGAAACTGATTGAAAAGCTATTAGGAGTCATGAAGTTTGAGGAAGCACTTGAACTTCTTCGTTTGATGAAGAGCCACAACTACCCTCCATACCATCTACCCTTTGTGCCTTATATTTCAAAGTTTGGGTCTGTGGAGGATGCCGAGGCATTCCTGAAGGCATTGAGTGTAAAAAGTTACCCATCACATATCGTTTACGTTCAGGTTTTTGAATCCTTATTCCGAGAAGGTAGACTCTCTGAGGCTAAAGATCTATTGTACAAGACTCCTCACCATATACGTACACATAGTAAAATCTGTAAACTTTTTGGTTCATCTGAGACAAAGAGTGACACTCAGGCTCAGCTGCTGCCTGATCCCTAG
- the LOC114392305 gene encoding uncharacterized protein LOC114392305, which translates to MKKRPEIQQHQHEPQDLEVLKAVAQAWYSHSGTSKPMSEFYAHRRNFRGSKPSRFKLEALNKPQASSSSRDTTTIYWDFQQSLWDSYELVTVSRRIETGLTLDNPFDELCGSASIQHKRKPESKNSLRNLFNLMSSRRFNAHNTPHQK; encoded by the coding sequence ATGAAGAAGAGGCCAGAGATCCAACAACACCAACACGAGCCACAAGACTTGGAAGTTCTGAAAGCCGTAGCACAAGCCTGGTACAGCCACTCCGGTACTTCCAAGCCCATGAGCGAGTTCTACGCTCACAGAAGAAACTTCAGAGGCAGCAAGCCTTCAAGGTTTAAGCTCGAAGCATTGAACAAGCCacaagcttcttcttcttctagggACACTACTACTATTTACTGGGATTTTCAGCAGTCTCTTTGGGACTCCTATGAGCTTGTCACAGTGTCCAGAAGGATTGAGACTGGGTTAACTTTGGATAACCCTTTTGATGAGTTGTGTGGTTCCGCTTCAATCCAACATAAGCGCAAGCCTGAGAGTAAGAATAGCCTCAGGAACCTGTTCAATCTTATGTCTTCTAGGAGATTTAATGCCCACAATACTCCACACCAAAAATAA
- the LOC114392306 gene encoding uncharacterized protein LOC114392306, translating to MLRSEDYHAHISKVHRTQSVLTDVPRYPNAHLAFSNQHSHHNTLSNERVEYDETTPETEGGEVVDVEREQCIAKKNKGGFELHKWKTYRP from the coding sequence ATGCTGCGCTCGGAGGACTACCACGCCCACATATCAAAAGTTCATAGGACACAGAGTGTTCTCACAGATGTCCCTCGCTACCCCAATGCTCACCTAGCCTTCAGCAACCAACACAGCCATCACAACACCCTTTCTAATGAAAGGGTTGAGTATGATGAAACCACTCCTGAGACTGAGGGTGGTGAAGTTGTGGATGTTGAAAGGGAACAGTGCATCGCCAAGAAGAACAAGGGTGGCTTTGAATTGCACAAGTGGAAGACCTATAGGCCTTAA